The following are encoded in a window of Halosolutus halophilus genomic DNA:
- the dapF gene encoding diaminopimelate epimerase, whose translation MTVPFQKYHGTGNDFLIIHADEHTVPDRGELARRECDRTDGVGADGILFLALEEAFRPPRVVMTLVQPDGETAPMCGNGARCAAEWAMQRTDTDSVMIDTQAGTLRADRTADGVAVEMTELSFDPDEIPVDADEGVFEEEIEGLEVTMVNTGVPHAVSFVDDVDDVDLEAVAPPVRHADVFPRGTNVTVASPDGDGGFYQRTYERGVEGETDSCGTGAVAIAVVARRLGFTDADPVDVRPPGGDLQVSFNDRGRAMLAGPVEHEFDGEVSVEPPVEP comes from the coding sequence ATGACCGTTCCATTCCAGAAGTACCACGGCACCGGCAACGACTTTCTGATCATCCACGCGGACGAACACACCGTCCCCGATCGGGGCGAACTCGCCAGACGCGAGTGCGACCGGACCGACGGCGTCGGTGCCGACGGGATCCTCTTTCTCGCACTCGAGGAGGCGTTCCGGCCGCCACGCGTCGTGATGACGCTGGTCCAGCCGGACGGGGAGACGGCCCCGATGTGCGGCAACGGCGCTCGCTGCGCCGCCGAGTGGGCCATGCAACGGACCGACACCGACAGCGTGATGATCGACACGCAAGCGGGGACGCTGCGGGCCGATCGAACGGCCGACGGCGTCGCCGTCGAGATGACCGAACTCTCGTTCGATCCCGACGAGATTCCCGTCGACGCCGACGAGGGGGTCTTCGAGGAGGAGATCGAAGGGCTCGAGGTGACGATGGTCAACACCGGCGTTCCCCACGCCGTCTCGTTCGTCGACGACGTCGACGACGTCGACCTCGAGGCGGTCGCGCCGCCGGTCCGCCACGCGGACGTCTTCCCCCGCGGGACGAACGTCACCGTGGCCAGTCCGGACGGCGACGGCGGCTTCTACCAGCGGACCTACGAACGCGGCGTGGAAGGCGAAACCGACTCCTGTGGCACCGGCGCGGTCGCCATCGCCGTCGTGGCGCGTCGACTCGGATTCACGGACGCCGACCCGGTCGACGTCCGACCGCCGGGCGGCGACCTGCAGGTGAGCTTCAACGATCGCGGGCGGGCGATGCTCGCCGGCCCCGTCGAACACGAGTTCGACGGCGAGGTGTCCGTCGAACCGCCGGTCGAGCCGTGA